The Agromyces mangrovi genome contains a region encoding:
- a CDS encoding winged helix-turn-helix domain-containing protein, which yields MSTPEHAASAADAPPPRIADLGTLKALGHPLRMQIFDALSLHGAATSSMLAERLGESSGAMSYHLRQLAQYDLVREVVGRGTARERWWERTPGGLTVPPDHASDPAVKAAAQVVMDHVQHERESHLREFLDRGMRDLPDEWLHASVMSTAHLRLTCEQLDEASSELAHAVEAIVARYRGLDLPGSRPVELQLNAFPLVDGEELPQ from the coding sequence ATGAGCACTCCCGAGCACGCAGCATCGGCGGCCGACGCGCCGCCCCCGCGCATCGCGGACCTCGGCACGCTGAAGGCCCTCGGGCACCCGCTGCGCATGCAGATCTTCGACGCGCTGTCGCTGCACGGCGCCGCCACCTCGAGCATGCTCGCCGAGCGGCTGGGGGAGTCGAGCGGTGCGATGAGCTACCACCTGCGGCAGCTCGCGCAGTACGACCTCGTGCGCGAGGTCGTCGGCCGCGGCACCGCGCGCGAACGCTGGTGGGAGCGCACGCCCGGCGGGCTCACCGTGCCGCCCGACCACGCCTCGGATCCGGCGGTGAAGGCCGCCGCCCAGGTCGTCATGGACCACGTGCAGCACGAGCGCGAGTCGCACCTGCGCGAGTTCCTCGACCGCGGCATGCGCGACCTGCCCGACGAGTGGCTCCACGCGAGCGTCATGTCCACGGCGCACCTGCGACTCACGTGCGAACAGCTCGACGAGGCGTCGAGCGAGCTCGCGCACGCGGTCGAGGCGATCGTCGCCCGCTACCGCGGCCTGGACCTGCCCGGGTCGCGCCCGGTCGAACTGCAGCTCAACGCATTCCCGCTCGTCGATGGAGAGGAACTCCCGCAATGA
- the valS gene encoding valine--tRNA ligase → MTAPRIPDKPALEGLEQSWGTVWEDQGTYRFDREGATKETIYSIDTPPPTASGSLHIGHVFSYTHTDVVARFQRMRGRSVFYPMGWDDNGLPTERRVQNYYGVRCDPSLPYDADFTPPHEGTEGKTIKPADQVPISRRNFIELCERLTAEDEQHFEDLWRTLGLSVDWTQTYRTIADEAITTSQRAFVRNVARGEAYQALAPTMWDVTFRSAVAQAELEDREQPGHYHRVTFHRPDGGTIEIETSRPELIAACVALVAHPDDERYQPLFGQTVTTPVFGVEVPIVAHHLAQKDKGTGIAMICTFGDVTDVTWWRELNLPNRAIIGFDGRIVADAPEAIDSEAGLAAFGELAGKTVFSAKKAMVDLLRESGDLLGEPKAITHPVKFYEKGDRPLEIVSTRQWYIANGARDEALRDRLVERGRDIDWHPDFMRVRYENWVGGLSGDWLISRQRFFGVPIPVWYPLDADGEPVFDEPIVATEDLLPVDPSSQPAPGFAESQRGRANGFIGELDIMDTWATSSLTPQLAGGWERDPELFDLVFPYDLRPQGQDIIRTWLFSSTLRAELEHGVAPWGNAAISGFIVDPDRKKMSKSKGNVVTPAGLLEQHGSDAVRYWASSSRLGTDAAFDPQNPTQVKIGRRLAIKVLNASKFILGFEGTADAPVTEALDRSMLATLQGVVAQATAALEAYDHARALELTETFFWTFCDDYLELVKERAYGEAGAEQASAVAALNRALSTLLRLFAPVIPFATEEAWSWSHEGSVHRAAWPTVDELALDEAGDPELLRLASAALTGIRRAKTDAKASQRTPVSQARIGGPAAEIAVLAQAAGDLRAVGRIETLDFDEADELAVREVVLAPAEA, encoded by the coding sequence ATGACCGCGCCGCGCATTCCCGACAAGCCCGCCCTCGAAGGACTCGAGCAGAGCTGGGGCACCGTCTGGGAGGACCAGGGCACCTACCGGTTCGATCGTGAAGGTGCGACGAAGGAGACCATCTACTCCATCGACACGCCCCCGCCTACCGCGTCGGGCTCGCTGCACATCGGCCACGTGTTCTCGTACACGCACACCGACGTGGTGGCGCGCTTCCAGCGCATGCGCGGACGCAGCGTGTTCTACCCGATGGGGTGGGACGACAACGGCCTGCCGACCGAGCGCCGCGTGCAGAACTACTACGGCGTGCGCTGCGACCCGTCGCTGCCGTACGACGCCGACTTCACTCCGCCGCACGAGGGCACCGAGGGCAAGACCATCAAGCCGGCCGACCAGGTGCCGATCTCGCGCCGCAACTTCATCGAGCTCTGCGAGCGGCTGACGGCCGAGGACGAGCAGCACTTCGAGGACCTCTGGCGCACGCTCGGCCTCTCGGTCGACTGGACCCAGACGTACCGCACCATCGCCGACGAGGCCATCACGACCTCGCAGCGGGCGTTCGTGCGCAACGTGGCCCGCGGCGAGGCGTACCAGGCGCTCGCGCCCACCATGTGGGACGTGACGTTCCGCAGCGCCGTGGCGCAGGCCGAGCTCGAGGACCGCGAGCAGCCCGGCCACTACCACCGGGTGACCTTCCACCGCCCCGACGGCGGCACCATCGAGATCGAGACCAGCCGGCCCGAGCTCATCGCCGCGTGCGTGGCCCTCGTGGCGCACCCCGACGACGAGCGCTACCAGCCGCTGTTCGGCCAGACCGTGACCACTCCGGTGTTCGGCGTGGAGGTGCCGATCGTGGCGCACCACCTCGCGCAGAAGGACAAGGGCACCGGCATCGCCATGATCTGCACCTTCGGCGACGTGACCGACGTGACCTGGTGGCGCGAGCTGAACCTGCCGAACCGCGCGATCATCGGCTTCGACGGACGCATTGTGGCGGATGCCCCCGAAGCGATCGACTCCGAGGCCGGCCTCGCCGCGTTCGGCGAGCTCGCCGGCAAGACCGTGTTCAGCGCGAAGAAGGCCATGGTCGACCTGCTGCGCGAGTCGGGCGACCTGCTCGGCGAGCCGAAGGCCATCACGCACCCGGTGAAGTTCTACGAGAAGGGCGACCGCCCGCTCGAGATCGTGTCGACCCGGCAGTGGTACATCGCCAACGGCGCGCGCGACGAGGCGCTCCGCGACCGGCTCGTGGAGCGGGGTCGCGACATCGACTGGCACCCCGACTTCATGCGCGTGCGGTACGAGAACTGGGTGGGCGGCCTCTCGGGCGACTGGCTCATCTCGCGCCAGCGCTTCTTCGGCGTGCCGATCCCGGTCTGGTACCCGCTCGACGCCGACGGCGAGCCCGTCTTCGACGAGCCGATCGTGGCGACCGAGGACCTGCTGCCCGTCGATCCGTCGTCGCAGCCCGCGCCCGGCTTCGCGGAGTCGCAGCGCGGCCGGGCGAACGGCTTCATCGGCGAGCTCGACATCATGGACACCTGGGCGACCTCGTCGCTCACCCCGCAGCTCGCGGGCGGCTGGGAGCGCGACCCGGAGCTGTTCGACCTCGTGTTCCCGTACGACCTGCGCCCGCAGGGCCAGGACATCATCCGCACCTGGCTGTTCTCGTCGACGCTGCGCGCCGAGCTCGAGCACGGGGTGGCCCCGTGGGGCAACGCCGCGATCTCGGGCTTCATCGTCGACCCCGACCGCAAGAAGATGTCGAAGTCGAAGGGCAACGTGGTGACCCCGGCGGGCCTGCTCGAGCAGCACGGCTCCGACGCGGTGCGCTACTGGGCGTCGTCGTCGCGCCTCGGCACCGACGCCGCGTTCGACCCGCAGAACCCGACCCAGGTGAAGATCGGCCGCCGCCTCGCGATCAAGGTGCTGAACGCGTCGAAGTTCATCCTCGGCTTCGAGGGCACGGCGGATGCCCCCGTGACCGAAGCGCTCGACCGCAGCATGCTCGCCACGCTGCAGGGTGTCGTCGCGCAGGCGACGGCCGCGCTCGAGGCGTACGACCACGCGCGGGCGCTCGAGCTCACCGAGACGTTCTTCTGGACCTTCTGCGACGACTACCTCGAGCTCGTGAAGGAGCGCGCGTACGGCGAGGCCGGCGCCGAGCAGGCCTCGGCGGTGGCGGCCCTCAACCGCGCCCTGTCGACCCTGCTGCGCCTCTTCGCCCCGGTGATCCCGTTCGCGACCGAGGAGGCCTGGTCGTGGTCGCACGAGGGGTCGGTGCACCGCGCCGCGTGGCCGACCGTCGACGAGCTCGCGCTCGACGAGGCCGGCGACCCCGAGCTGCTCCGGCTCGCGAGCGCCGCCCTCACGGGCATCCGCCGCGCCAAGACCGACGCGAAGGCCTCGCAGCGCACGCCGGTCTCGCAGGCCCGCATCGGCGGACCGGCCGCCGAGATCGCGGTGCTCGCGCAGGCCGCCGGCGACCTCCGCGCGGTGGGTCGCATCGAGACGCTCGACTTCGACGAGGCCGACGAGCTCGCCGTGCGCGAGGTCGTGCTCGCACCCGCGGAGGCATGA
- a CDS encoding methyltransferase domain-containing protein: MDTDIDRSEVAPRDEYTHGHHESVVRTHAWRTVANSAEYLIPHLQPGALVLDVGSGPGSITIDIARRVDPAPVRGVDASAQIVAQAAGLAADNGVHNVEFAVDDAYRLDAEDDTYDVVHAHQVLQHLGRPEDALREFRRVLKPGGVAGVRDVDYGGVIWYPLVPALDKWLDVYRRVHVWNGGDPLAGRTLKHWAVNAGFSRVDVSASVWLFSSPAEREWWGGSWAERAVESTFAAHAIESGHADWGDLKEIAAGWREWAAHDDGWLLMPHGEIIAHG; the protein is encoded by the coding sequence ATGGACACGGACATCGACCGGTCGGAGGTCGCGCCACGGGACGAGTACACGCACGGGCACCACGAGAGCGTGGTGCGCACGCACGCCTGGCGCACGGTGGCGAACTCGGCCGAGTACCTCATTCCGCACCTGCAGCCGGGCGCCCTGGTGCTCGACGTGGGCAGCGGGCCCGGCAGCATCACGATCGACATCGCCCGGCGGGTCGATCCGGCACCGGTGCGGGGCGTGGACGCCTCGGCGCAGATCGTCGCGCAGGCGGCCGGCCTCGCGGCCGACAACGGCGTGCACAACGTCGAGTTCGCGGTCGACGACGCGTATCGGCTCGACGCCGAGGACGACACGTACGACGTGGTGCACGCGCACCAGGTGCTGCAGCACCTCGGTCGGCCGGAGGACGCGCTGCGCGAGTTCCGGCGCGTCCTGAAGCCGGGCGGGGTGGCCGGGGTGCGCGACGTCGACTACGGCGGCGTGATCTGGTACCCGCTGGTACCGGCGCTCGACAAGTGGCTCGACGTGTACCGACGGGTGCACGTGTGGAACGGCGGCGACCCGCTGGCGGGCCGCACGCTCAAGCACTGGGCCGTGAACGCCGGCTTCTCGCGGGTCGACGTGAGCGCGTCGGTCTGGCTCTTCTCGAGCCCCGCCGAGCGCGAATGGTGGGGCGGGTCCTGGGCCGAGCGCGCGGTCGAGTCGACCTTCGCGGCGCATGCCATCGAGTCGGGCCACGCCGACTGGGGCGACCTGAAGGAGATCGCGGCGGGGTGGCGCGAGTGGGCGGCGCACGACGACGGCTGGCTGCTCATGCCGCACGGGGAGATCATCGCGCACGGGTGA
- a CDS encoding MFS transporter: MTNAPAAPASDLDRAPRPVRRVAIASFVGTALESYDFYVFAYFAAFFVGPLFFEPLGVFGGTLSAFLSIALAFVVRPLGAIVFGHLGDRIGRRSTLIVTITLMGVATGLIGVLPDYATAGWLGAIGLVVLRILQGLSLGGEWGGAVLLATEHADPRRRPFFAAIPQLGSPVGSILSATVFLVMTTLLTTEDMVAWGWRIPFLTAIPLLLVSLYLRWSIDETPVFRELVAERRRDRVPFLAMFARQPVAILVAVGAALLGIGSYSLMNTYTVNYGVTELGFSFQDLLVATTIGGLLQLVTIPTFGWLATRVGSARVVAWGALGTLLITFPMYWLLQFATFPILVGTMIIGGILPTMAWASLGGLMGDLFDDHYRYSALSFAYSIAAVISGFVPALTLALGEATAFEWWHPGVVLAVMSAITLGSALAAGAIARSRAAAPAAD, from the coding sequence GTGACGAACGCACCTGCCGCACCCGCATCCGACCTCGACCGCGCCCCACGACCCGTCCGCCGGGTCGCGATCGCGTCCTTCGTGGGCACCGCCCTCGAGTCGTACGACTTCTACGTCTTCGCGTACTTCGCGGCGTTCTTCGTCGGGCCGCTGTTCTTCGAGCCGCTCGGCGTGTTCGGCGGCACGCTCTCGGCGTTCCTCTCCATCGCGCTGGCGTTCGTCGTGCGGCCGCTCGGCGCGATCGTGTTCGGCCACCTCGGCGACCGCATCGGCCGCCGCAGCACCCTCATCGTCACCATCACGCTCATGGGCGTCGCGACCGGCCTCATCGGCGTGCTGCCCGATTACGCGACCGCCGGCTGGCTCGGGGCCATCGGACTGGTCGTGCTGCGCATCCTGCAGGGGCTCTCGCTCGGCGGCGAGTGGGGCGGCGCGGTGCTGCTCGCGACCGAGCACGCCGACCCGCGCCGTCGCCCGTTCTTCGCGGCGATCCCGCAGCTCGGCTCCCCCGTCGGCTCCATCCTCAGCGCCACGGTGTTCCTCGTCATGACCACCCTCCTCACGACCGAGGACATGGTCGCGTGGGGCTGGCGCATCCCGTTCCTCACCGCGATCCCACTGCTGCTCGTGTCGCTGTACCTGCGCTGGTCGATCGACGAGACGCCCGTGTTCCGCGAGCTCGTCGCCGAGCGCCGCCGCGACCGGGTCCCGTTCCTCGCGATGTTCGCCCGCCAGCCCGTCGCGATTCTCGTCGCCGTCGGCGCGGCGCTCCTCGGCATCGGCTCGTACTCGCTCATGAACACGTACACCGTGAACTACGGCGTGACCGAACTCGGCTTCAGCTTCCAGGACCTGCTGGTCGCGACCACCATCGGCGGCCTGCTCCAGCTCGTCACGATCCCGACCTTCGGCTGGCTCGCCACCCGCGTCGGCTCCGCTCGTGTCGTCGCGTGGGGCGCGCTCGGCACGCTGCTCATCACGTTTCCCATGTACTGGCTGCTGCAGTTCGCCACGTTCCCGATCCTCGTCGGCACGATGATCATCGGCGGCATCCTGCCCACCATGGCCTGGGCGAGCCTCGGCGGGCTCATGGGCGACCTCTTCGACGACCACTACCGCTACTCGGCGCTGTCGTTCGCGTACAGCATCGCGGCCGTGATCTCGGGCTTCGTGCCGGCGCTCACGCTCGCACTCGGCGAGGCGACCGCGTTTGAGTGGTGGCACCCGGGCGTGGTGCTCGCGGTCATGTCGGCGATCACGCTGGGCTCGGCCCTCGCCGCGGGGGCGATCGCCCGGAGCCGGGCGGCCGCGCCCGCCGCGGACTGA